From one Pseudomonas fluorescens genomic stretch:
- a CDS encoding FecR family protein, which produces MTDPHATDADDLFAEASGWYYRLQAEDLTVNEREAFSAWLAQGPAQAQAWAEVLGLLGALREPARQIRKGQRARWRRPRLQVWASAAVVLLMVGLLAYSPWPDRWRADYATGTGESRSIVLAEGSQLQLNTDTAVQVELAGGERRVRLLRGEAWFDVSHDPARPFVIRSGDGWVKVVGTRFSVVREGDQTRVRVAQGKVQVSAGNTRSVLLEPGRGVEYRGAQLSAEHGFDVAAEFAWRQRQLVFREQPLVEVVDALNRYWPGQTLVLGESLRQRKVSGVFEIDKPDAVLKALTHTLGLRSEHYTPYLRVLREG; this is translated from the coding sequence ATGACCGACCCTCACGCCACGGATGCCGACGACCTGTTCGCCGAAGCCAGTGGCTGGTACTACCGCCTGCAGGCCGAAGACCTCACGGTCAATGAGCGCGAGGCTTTCAGCGCCTGGCTGGCCCAGGGCCCGGCACAGGCTCAGGCCTGGGCCGAAGTGCTTGGCCTGCTGGGTGCCTTGCGTGAGCCGGCGCGGCAGATCCGCAAGGGCCAGCGTGCGCGCTGGCGGCGGCCGCGGCTGCAGGTCTGGGCCAGTGCTGCCGTTGTGCTGTTGATGGTCGGATTGCTGGCCTACAGCCCCTGGCCGGACCGCTGGCGCGCCGACTATGCCACCGGCACCGGCGAGTCGCGCAGCATCGTCCTGGCGGAGGGTTCGCAACTTCAACTCAACACTGACACGGCCGTACAGGTCGAACTGGCTGGTGGCGAGCGGCGGGTGCGGCTGTTGCGTGGCGAGGCCTGGTTCGATGTCAGCCATGACCCGGCGCGGCCGTTCGTGATTCGCTCCGGCGATGGCTGGGTCAAGGTCGTGGGTACGCGTTTCAGCGTAGTCCGCGAAGGTGACCAGACCCGGGTACGGGTGGCTCAGGGCAAGGTCCAGGTCAGTGCCGGCAACACCCGCTCAGTGCTGCTCGAACCCGGTCGTGGAGTCGAGTACCGCGGCGCTCAACTGAGTGCCGAGCACGGCTTCGATGTGGCCGCCGAATTCGCCTGGCGCCAACGCCAGTTGGTATTCCGCGAGCAGCCGCTGGTGGAGGTGGTCGATGCCCTCAACCGCTACTGGCCGGGCCAGACCCTGGTACTGGGCGAGAGCCTGCGCCAGCGCAAGGTCTCGGGGGTGTTCGAGATCGACAAGCCCGATGCCGTGCTCAAGGCCTTGACCCACACCCTGGGCCTGCGCTCCGAGCACTACACCCCGTATCTGCGCGTGTTGCGCGAAGGCTGA
- a CDS encoding RNA polymerase sigma factor: protein MSSWNTQIARLFAEHKKALEAFVARRTGNSQVAADLTQESFLRLARLPADKKIDNLPAFLFTIASNLVRDHQRQSIRRERLDGGEPSEELACETPGADEQLSALQEQALMHEAIQALPEATRHIFLLYHVDECSYREIGERLQISPRSVEYQLRRALIDCRAFIKARLLSGTPGPRP, encoded by the coding sequence GTGTCTTCGTGGAATACGCAGATTGCCCGCTTGTTCGCCGAGCACAAGAAAGCGCTGGAAGCCTTTGTTGCACGCCGCACCGGCAATTCGCAGGTGGCAGCCGACCTGACCCAGGAGTCTTTCCTGCGCCTGGCGCGGCTGCCTGCCGACAAGAAGATCGACAACCTGCCGGCCTTCCTCTTCACCATCGCCAGCAACCTGGTACGTGACCACCAGCGCCAATCGATTCGCCGCGAGCGCCTGGACGGCGGCGAGCCCAGCGAGGAACTGGCGTGCGAAACGCCCGGGGCCGACGAGCAATTGTCTGCGCTGCAGGAGCAAGCGCTGATGCACGAGGCCATCCAAGCCCTGCCCGAGGCGACCCGGCACATCTTCCTGCTTTATCATGTCGACGAATGTTCCTACCGGGAAATAGGCGAACGGCTGCAGATTTCCCCGCGTAGTGTCGAATACCAATTGCGCCGTGCGCTGATCGACTGCCGGGCCTTTATCAAGGCGCGGTTGCTCAGTGGCACGCCGGGACCGCGTCCATGA
- a CDS encoding phosphorylcholine phosphatase, translated as MTSAPKILAAGLALLLAGHSWATELKHWPAEAAKQLDSMIAANANKGNYAVFDMDNTSYRFDLEESLLPFMENKGLLSRDKLDPSLKLIPFKDTAEHKESLFSYYYRLCEIDDMVCYPWVAQVFSGFTLKELKGYVDELMASGKPVPSTYYEGDQVKAIDVQPPKVFAGQAELFNKLMENGIEVYVISAASEELVRMVAADPKYGYNVKPQNVVGVSLLLKDRSSGALTTARKQISAGSYDPQANLGLELTPYLWTPATWMAGKQAAILTYIDEWKKPVLVGGDTPTSDGYMQFHSVDVAKGGIHLWINRKAKYMDQLNGMIAKHAAAQAEEGLPVTADKNWVIVTPEQIQ; from the coding sequence ATGACGTCTGCTCCGAAAATCCTCGCCGCCGGCCTTGCCTTGCTGCTGGCCGGACACAGCTGGGCCACTGAGCTCAAGCATTGGCCGGCCGAGGCTGCCAAGCAACTGGACAGCATGATCGCGGCCAATGCCAACAAGGGCAACTACGCGGTCTTCGACATGGACAACACCAGCTACCGCTTCGACCTTGAAGAGTCGCTGTTGCCGTTCATGGAGAACAAGGGCCTGCTCAGCCGCGACAAGCTCGACCCGTCACTCAAGCTCATCCCCTTCAAAGACACCGCCGAGCATAAGGAGAGCCTGTTCAGTTACTACTACCGGCTCTGCGAAATCGACGACATGGTCTGCTACCCCTGGGTTGCCCAGGTGTTTTCCGGTTTCACCCTCAAGGAGCTCAAGGGCTATGTCGACGAGCTGATGGCCTCGGGCAAACCGGTGCCGAGCACTTACTACGAGGGTGACCAGGTCAAGGCCATCGACGTGCAACCGCCGAAAGTGTTCGCCGGCCAGGCCGAACTGTTCAACAAGCTGATGGAGAACGGCATCGAGGTCTACGTGATCAGCGCCGCCTCCGAAGAGCTGGTGCGCATGGTCGCCGCCGATCCCAAGTACGGCTACAACGTCAAACCGCAGAACGTGGTCGGCGTCAGCCTGCTGCTCAAGGACCGTAGCAGCGGCGCCCTGACCACTGCGCGCAAGCAGATCAGTGCCGGCAGCTATGACCCGCAGGCCAACCTGGGCCTGGAACTGACCCCGTACCTGTGGACCCCGGCCACCTGGATGGCTGGCAAGCAGGCGGCGATCCTCACCTATATCGATGAATGGAAGAAGCCGGTGCTGGTCGGTGGCGATACGCCAACCAGCGACGGCTACATGCAGTTCCATAGCGTCGACGTAGCCAAGGGCGGCATCCACTTGTGGATAAATCGCAAGGCCAAGTACATGGACCAGCTCAACGGCATGATCGCCAAGCATGCCGCGGCGCAGGCCGAAGAGGGGTTGCCGGTGACGGCGGACAAGAACTGGGTGATCGTTACGCCGGAGCAGATTCAGTAG
- a CDS encoding L-cystine transporter, producing MNLPLSLNLLAFLALLLGLAQTRHGNWSLAKKVLVGLVLGVLFGGALHAIYGAGNPILKATISWLDLVGNGYVQLLQMIVMPLIFASILSAVARLHNASSLGKISFLSIGTLLFTTAIAALIGIVLTNLFGLTAEGLVAGTAETARMAAIQSDYVGKVTDLNIPQLLLSFIPSNPVGDLARAKPTSIISVVIFAVFLGMAALQLLKDDAEKGNRALAAIDTLQAWVMRLVRLVMKLTPYGVLALMTKVVASSNLDDILKLGSFVVVSYIGLGLMFVVHGVLLALSGVNPLRFFRKVWPVLTFAFTSRSSAASIPLSIEAQTLRLGIPQSIASFAASFGATIGQNGCAGLYPAMLAVMVAPAVGIDPFDPLWIATLVAIVTLSSAGVAGVGGGATFAALIVLPAMGLPVELVALLISVEPLIDMGRTALNVNGSMTAGAITSQMLKQTDKAVLDAQEHAQLTHS from the coding sequence ATGAATCTGCCGTTGTCTCTCAATCTGCTGGCGTTCCTGGCCTTGCTGCTAGGCCTGGCGCAAACCCGTCATGGCAACTGGAGCCTGGCCAAGAAAGTGCTGGTCGGCCTGGTCCTCGGCGTGCTGTTCGGCGGCGCCCTGCATGCCATTTATGGCGCCGGCAACCCGATCCTCAAGGCCACCATCAGCTGGCTCGACCTGGTCGGCAACGGTTATGTGCAGTTGCTGCAGATGATCGTCATGCCGCTGATTTTCGCCTCGATCCTCAGCGCCGTGGCGCGCCTGCACAACGCGTCGTCGCTGGGCAAGATCAGCTTCCTGAGCATTGGCACCCTGCTGTTCACCACGGCCATCGCCGCGCTGATCGGTATCGTGCTGACCAACCTGTTCGGCCTGACCGCCGAAGGCCTGGTGGCCGGCACCGCCGAAACCGCACGCATGGCGGCGATCCAGAGCGACTATGTGGGCAAGGTCACCGACCTGAATATCCCGCAACTGCTGCTGTCGTTCATCCCCAGCAACCCGGTAGGCGACCTGGCCCGGGCCAAGCCGACTTCGATCATCAGCGTGGTGATCTTCGCGGTGTTCCTCGGCATGGCCGCCCTGCAGCTGCTCAAGGATGACGCCGAAAAGGGCAACCGCGCCCTGGCTGCCATCGACACCCTGCAGGCCTGGGTGATGCGCCTGGTGCGCCTGGTGATGAAGCTCACCCCCTACGGCGTGCTGGCGTTGATGACCAAGGTGGTGGCCAGCTCGAACCTGGACGACATCCTCAAGCTCGGCAGCTTCGTGGTGGTCTCGTACATCGGCCTGGGCTTGATGTTCGTGGTGCACGGCGTGTTGCTGGCGCTGAGCGGGGTGAATCCGCTGCGCTTTTTCCGCAAGGTCTGGCCGGTGCTGACCTTCGCCTTTACCAGCCGCTCCAGCGCCGCGAGCATCCCGCTGAGCATAGAAGCGCAAACCCTGCGCCTGGGCATTCCGCAGTCGATCGCAAGCTTTGCCGCTTCCTTCGGGGCGACCATTGGCCAGAACGGCTGTGCCGGTTTGTACCCGGCGATGTTGGCGGTGATGGTCGCGCCAGCGGTGGGCATCGATCCATTTGACCCGCTGTGGATCGCCACCCTGGTGGCCATCGTCACCCTGAGCTCGGCAGGTGTAGCGGGCGTGGGCGGCGGTGCGACCTTCGCCGCACTGATCGTGTTGCCGGCCATGGGCTTGCCGGTAGAGCTGGTGGCCTTGCTGATCTCGGTCGAGCCGCTGATCGACATGGGCCGTACGGCGCTGAACGTCAACGGTTCGATGACAGCCGGGGCGATCACCAGCCAGATGCTCAAGCAGACTGACAAAGCAGTGCTGGATGCTCAGGAGCATGCGCAACTGACGCACTCCTGA
- a CDS encoding dihydrofolate reductase, whose product MKTSLPLSLIAALAENRVIGIDNSMPWHLPGDFKYFKATTLGKPIIMGRKTWDSLGRPLPGRLNLVVSRQPGLQLEGAEVFASLDEAMLRAEQWALEQGVDELMLIGGAQLYTQAIERGLADRLYLTRVELSPKGDAWFPPFDQARWKLASSQANVAEGDKPAYHFEVWEGEG is encoded by the coding sequence ATGAAAACATCACTCCCCCTCAGCCTGATCGCGGCCCTCGCCGAGAACCGTGTGATCGGCATCGACAACAGCATGCCCTGGCACCTGCCGGGGGATTTCAAGTATTTCAAGGCCACCACCCTGGGCAAGCCGATCATCATGGGGCGCAAGACCTGGGATTCGCTCGGCCGCCCACTGCCGGGGCGCTTGAACCTGGTGGTCAGCCGCCAGCCGGGCCTGCAGCTCGAAGGCGCCGAGGTGTTCGCCTCGCTCGATGAAGCTATGCTGCGTGCCGAGCAATGGGCGCTGGAGCAGGGCGTCGATGAGCTGATGCTGATTGGCGGCGCGCAGCTGTATACCCAGGCTATCGAGCGCGGCCTGGCGGATCGGCTGTACCTGACGCGGGTAGAGCTGAGCCCGAAAGGGGATGCGTGGTTTCCGCCGTTTGATCAGGCGCGGTGGAAGTTGGCGTCGAGCCAGGCCAATGTGGCTGAGGGCGACAAGCCGGCGTATCACTTCGAGGTCTGGGAGGGAGAAGGCTGA
- a CDS encoding DUF2868 domain-containing protein, with translation MEDRVTALTDLDKRWLTEAVRLREEHAGPLEDQEANRRARQAGGDLPARIESRALWLAERDGMRSALQHWKQGARLALVALVVMAVLSGAGLALAALGDSLRPVNVFWALGSLLGLNLLLLLGWLLGFFFAGEQGATLGRLWLWLSEKFARDAQAAHLAPALLVMLQRQKLNRWLLGLLVHSLWLVALGTALVMLLILLATRRYGFVWETTILGADTFVALTQALGALPALLGFSVPDVAMIRASGDTQPALELARQAWAGWLLGVLLVYGIVPRLLLAGLCLWRWRSGRARLQLDLNLPGYSQLRDPLMPSSERLGVNDAAPEALPQIVRGIGEELSEGALLVGLELDDKRPWPPALPATVNNAGILDSRESRNKLLEQLSRFPPARLAIACDPRRSPDRGSLALLAELARNAGATRIWLLQAMPGQALDADRLGDWHQALEQLGLSYADTAPLNWLEHGHD, from the coding sequence ATGGAAGACCGTGTGACTGCACTGACTGACCTGGACAAACGCTGGCTCACCGAAGCCGTGCGCCTGCGCGAAGAACATGCAGGCCCCTTGGAAGACCAGGAAGCCAACCGCCGCGCGCGCCAAGCGGGCGGCGACCTGCCGGCGCGCATCGAAAGCCGCGCCCTGTGGCTGGCCGAACGCGACGGTATGCGCAGCGCCCTGCAACACTGGAAACAAGGCGCACGCCTGGCACTGGTGGCCCTGGTGGTAATGGCCGTGCTCAGCGGCGCCGGCCTGGCCCTGGCCGCCCTCGGCGACAGCCTGCGCCCGGTCAACGTGTTCTGGGCCCTGGGCAGCCTGCTCGGGCTCAACCTGCTGCTGTTGCTGGGCTGGCTGCTGGGCTTTTTCTTCGCTGGTGAACAGGGCGCCACCCTTGGCCGCCTGTGGCTGTGGCTGAGCGAAAAATTCGCCCGCGATGCCCAGGCCGCGCACTTGGCCCCTGCCTTGCTGGTGATGCTGCAACGGCAAAAACTCAACCGCTGGCTGCTCGGCCTATTGGTGCACAGCCTGTGGCTGGTGGCCCTGGGCACCGCGCTGGTGATGCTGCTGATCCTGCTGGCGACCCGGCGTTATGGCTTTGTCTGGGAAACCACCATTCTTGGCGCCGATACCTTCGTTGCCCTGACCCAGGCCCTTGGCGCCCTGCCGGCGCTGCTCGGTTTCAGCGTGCCGGACGTGGCCATGATCCGCGCCAGCGGCGACACTCAACCGGCACTGGAACTGGCCCGCCAGGCCTGGGCCGGCTGGTTGCTCGGGGTGCTGCTGGTGTATGGCATCGTCCCGCGCCTGCTGCTTGCCGGTTTATGCCTGTGGCGCTGGCGCAGTGGCCGGGCGCGCTTGCAGTTGGACCTCAACCTGCCGGGCTACAGCCAGTTACGTGATCCGCTGATGCCCAGCAGCGAGCGCCTGGGTGTCAACGACGCTGCGCCTGAGGCTCTGCCGCAGATCGTTCGTGGCATCGGTGAAGAACTAAGCGAAGGCGCCCTGCTGGTCGGCCTGGAGCTGGACGACAAGCGCCCGTGGCCACCCGCGCTGCCGGCAACGGTAAACAACGCCGGCATTCTCGACAGCCGCGAGTCGCGCAACAAGCTGCTCGAACAGCTCAGCCGCTTTCCGCCGGCGCGCCTGGCGATTGCCTGCGACCCGCGCCGCTCACCCGACCGTGGCAGCCTGGCGTTGCTCGCCGAGCTTGCGCGCAACGCCGGCGCCACACGCATCTGGCTGCTGCAGGCAATGCCCGGCCAGGCGCTGGACGCTGACCGTCTCGGTGACTGGCACCAGGCCCTGGAACAGCTCGGCTTGAGCTACGCCGACACCGCCCCGCTGAACTGGCTGGAGCACGGCCATGACTAA